A window from Terriglobales bacterium encodes these proteins:
- a CDS encoding 3-oxoacyl-[acyl-carrier-protein] synthase III C-terminal domain-containing protein yields the protein MRIVNAASALPRHEYDQTTIVSALSRFWGDRLPRADMLERLHARAGVDKRYLVLPLEGYLRVNTWGKANRKWIDAAVQLGSQAICKAIMPLGMVPSAFQALFFVSVTGIASPSIDAKLVNHMGLSPNVKRIPIFGLGCVAGAAGIARAADYVRGFPDQVAVLLSVEICSLTWQREDFSVANLISTGLFGDGAAAVVVAGSDTDFQGPEIIATRSVFYPNTEEVMGWDISEKGFQIVLSPDVPVMVERHLRNDVDAFLAEHQMTRKDIRSWIIHTGGPRVLEAVAGALELRDGELEASWQSLRTVGNLSSASVLFVLEDFLANRRGEPGTYSVLAAMGPGFCSELVLVRW from the coding sequence ATGAGAATCGTCAACGCAGCCAGCGCTCTTCCCAGACATGAGTACGATCAGACCACTATTGTTTCTGCCTTGAGCCGCTTCTGGGGAGACCGCCTACCACGAGCCGACATGTTGGAACGCCTGCACGCCCGTGCAGGAGTGGACAAGCGCTATCTGGTGCTGCCCCTGGAAGGTTACTTGCGCGTGAACACCTGGGGGAAGGCAAACCGCAAGTGGATCGATGCCGCGGTGCAGCTAGGTTCCCAAGCCATTTGCAAAGCCATTATGCCCTTAGGCATGGTGCCTTCCGCCTTTCAGGCGCTGTTTTTTGTCTCTGTAACGGGCATCGCGAGTCCTTCGATCGACGCCAAATTGGTAAACCATATGGGACTGTCACCTAACGTGAAACGTATCCCCATCTTTGGCCTGGGATGCGTGGCAGGGGCGGCAGGTATAGCGCGTGCCGCCGATTACGTGCGCGGCTTTCCCGACCAGGTAGCAGTACTGTTGTCTGTGGAAATCTGTTCGCTTACCTGGCAACGCGAAGACTTTTCCGTAGCCAATCTGATTTCCACCGGACTCTTTGGCGACGGCGCAGCCGCCGTGGTGGTGGCTGGTTCGGATACCGATTTCCAGGGGCCCGAGATCATCGCCACTCGCTCGGTCTTTTATCCCAACACTGAGGAGGTCATGGGTTGGGATATCTCGGAGAAGGGCTTCCAGATTGTCCTCTCACCCGACGTCCCTGTGATGGTCGAGCGCCACTTGCGCAATGACGTGGATGCCTTCCTCGCCGAGCATCAAATGACCCGCAAAGATATCCGAAGCTGGATTATTCATACCGGCGGTCCACGAGTGCTGGAGGCCGTGGCCGGCGCCTTGGAATTGCGCGATGGCGAGTTGGAAGCCTCCTGGCAGTCTTTGCGGACCGTGGGGAATCTTTCTTCCGCTTCCGTCCTGTTTGTACTGGAGGATTTCCTGGCCAATCGTCGCGGTGAACCTGGAACCTATAGTGTGCTCGCCGCCATGGGTCCGGGATTCTGCTCCGAACTGGTTCTCGTGCGCTGGTGA
- the cysE gene encoding serine O-acetyltransferase produces MAALRSIREDVAAVLDRDPAAKSRLEVLLCYSGLHALWVYRLSHWFWEHNFRLGGRWLSQVGRFLTGIEIHPGARVGRRLFIDHGMGVVIGETTILGDDVTLYQGVTLGGTGKEQGKRHPTIGNSVVIGAGARILGNITIGDNCRIGAGSVVLRDVPADSTIVGVPGHVVLRNGKRVVITDPKQINDPLSEALVAVATQVKELKARVHKLEGPESPVDDSADALQQVIEIDFQI; encoded by the coding sequence ATGGCAGCTTTGCGATCAATCCGAGAAGACGTTGCTGCAGTTCTCGATCGAGATCCGGCGGCCAAATCAAGATTGGAAGTTTTGCTCTGCTACTCCGGGCTGCACGCTTTGTGGGTATACAGACTGAGCCACTGGTTCTGGGAACATAATTTTCGTCTCGGCGGGCGATGGCTGAGTCAGGTGGGCAGATTCCTAACTGGAATCGAGATCCACCCGGGCGCACGGGTAGGACGACGCCTGTTTATTGATCACGGAATGGGAGTGGTGATTGGAGAGACGACCATTCTGGGCGATGACGTTACGCTTTATCAGGGCGTGACCCTGGGCGGCACCGGCAAGGAGCAGGGCAAGAGGCATCCTACTATCGGAAATAGTGTGGTCATAGGCGCGGGAGCGAGGATTCTCGGCAATATTACGATCGGCGACAATTGCCGCATTGGGGCGGGCTCCGTAGTGTTGCGCGATGTGCCAGCAGACTCGACCATCGTGGGTGTGCCGGGGCATGTGGTGCTGCGCAACGGCAAACGTGTGGTGATCACCGATCCCAAACAGATCAACGATCCGCTATCCGAGGCCCTGGTGGCAGTAGCTACACAGGTCAAAGAACTAAAGGCGCGAGTCCACAAGCTGGAGGGACCAGAATCTCCGGTTGACGACTCCGCGGATGCCTTGCAGCAAGTGATCGAGATCGATTTTCAGATTTGA
- a CDS encoding FKBP-type peptidyl-prolyl cis-trans isomerase, which translates to MAGYIPAAKSCKPASNQTDAIVVAIEPPGVKAYRLQRYSLYPNQSSGELLVIIGRLAALLLVLLALALSGWSQSDTSAPTKVTGKPVTTSDGLKYWDIKEGTGPTATAGQRVKVHYTGWLTNGKKFDSSVDRGKPFEFVLGQGNVIKGWDEGVAGMKVGGKRQLQIPPDLGYGARGAGGVIPPNATLVFDVELLGVGK; encoded by the coding sequence GTGGCAGGATACATTCCCGCGGCGAAATCATGCAAGCCAGCGTCAAACCAGACAGACGCGATTGTTGTGGCCATTGAGCCGCCAGGTGTGAAAGCATACCGTCTGCAGCGATATTCGCTGTACCCAAATCAATCTTCAGGAGAACTGCTGGTGATCATCGGAAGACTTGCCGCATTGCTCTTAGTCTTGCTGGCTTTAGCTTTATCGGGTTGGTCGCAGTCCGATACCAGTGCGCCAACCAAGGTGACCGGGAAACCCGTAACCACTTCTGACGGACTCAAGTACTGGGACATCAAAGAAGGCACTGGGCCGACAGCCACCGCAGGTCAGCGCGTGAAGGTCCACTACACCGGATGGCTGACGAACGGCAAAAAATTCGATAGCTCCGTAGATCGCGGCAAGCCGTTCGAGTTTGTTCTCGGCCAGGGAAACGTTATCAAGGGCTGGGATGAGGGCGTCGCCGGCATGAAGGTAGGCGGTAAGCGTCAACTGCAGATTCCTCCCGACTTAGGCTACGGGGCTCGTGGTGCCGGCGGTGTCATCCCGCCAAACGCAACTCTGGTTTTTGATGTGGAGCTGCTCGGGGTAGGTAAGTAG
- a CDS encoding Cof-type HAD-IIB family hydrolase gives MPKLSSESHPPVRLVIADVDGTLVTQEKVLTQRACDAVHKLRSAGIAFTITSGRPPKGMKMLIDELHLNEPIAAFNGGILVQPDLKLLRENFLAPDVAGQVIPIVSDHKLDVWLYSEQDWFVRDPQGPHVAREQWTVKFPPVVVKSFDNLLDRVAKIVGVSDDYDAVARCEKDVQQAGGDRLSAARSQPYYLDVTHPNANKGQVVLMLSELLKIPTAQIATIGDMPNDVLMFRKSGISIAMGNASPEVQRSATFVTTSNEEEGFANAMERFVLQQAPAAQSAG, from the coding sequence ATGCCAAAGCTAAGTTCAGAATCTCATCCACCGGTTCGGCTGGTAATCGCTGATGTCGATGGAACCCTGGTGACCCAGGAGAAAGTCCTGACCCAGCGGGCTTGCGACGCAGTACACAAACTACGCAGCGCAGGAATCGCCTTCACCATCACCAGCGGCAGACCGCCCAAGGGCATGAAGATGCTTATTGATGAACTGCATCTGAACGAGCCCATCGCCGCTTTCAATGGCGGCATCCTTGTCCAACCCGACCTGAAGCTGCTTCGCGAAAACTTCCTCGCGCCTGATGTCGCTGGCCAGGTAATTCCCATCGTCTCCGACCACAAGCTCGACGTTTGGCTGTATAGCGAGCAGGATTGGTTCGTCCGGGATCCTCAAGGTCCACACGTTGCCCGTGAACAGTGGACCGTGAAGTTCCCGCCCGTAGTGGTCAAAAGCTTCGACAACCTTCTGGACCGCGTCGCCAAGATCGTCGGCGTGAGCGACGACTACGACGCGGTTGCGCGATGTGAGAAGGACGTGCAGCAGGCGGGTGGCGATCGTCTGTCGGCCGCCCGTTCTCAGCCTTACTACCTGGACGTGACCCATCCCAACGCCAACAAAGGGCAGGTCGTGCTCATGCTGTCCGAGCTTTTGAAAATTCCTACAGCACAGATCGCCACCATCGGCGATATGCCCAACGACGTACTGATGTTCCGCAAAAGTGGCATCAGCATCGCCATGGGGAATGCCAGCCCCGAAGTTCAGCGCTCGGCAACTTTCGTGACTACGTCTAACGAAGAAGAAGGATTTGCGAACGCGATGGAGCGCTTCGTGCTCCAGCAAGCGCCGGCCGCACAGTCTGCCGGCTAG
- a CDS encoding 3-oxoacyl-ACP reductase family protein, which yields MPASQPSQLLDFRGKAAVVTGAGKGIGAAIALRFAQAGAKLVVSYRSSEAGAGAVRNQVRSFGGEAVIVRGNVTQEDDVNLLVEETLRAYGQIDVWINNAGSYPASGILEMRPQEWHSVIADNLTAVHLCTRAAARQMQGQGTGGAIVNIASIEAENPAPGHSHYNAAKAGVLMYTRTAAQELGKYNIRVNAVSPGLIWREGLEKAWPEGVEAYLQAVPMGRLGQPEDVADCCLFLASPAARWITGANLVVDGGVLTCRAY from the coding sequence ATGCCTGCATCACAACCGTCCCAATTGCTGGATTTTCGCGGCAAGGCAGCGGTGGTAACCGGCGCCGGCAAAGGAATCGGCGCCGCGATTGCGCTGCGCTTTGCACAGGCAGGTGCAAAACTGGTGGTGAGCTATCGCTCGAGCGAAGCAGGAGCTGGGGCAGTGCGAAATCAGGTTCGATCTTTTGGTGGTGAGGCAGTGATCGTGCGGGGCAACGTGACGCAAGAGGATGACGTGAATCTTCTAGTCGAGGAGACACTCAGGGCTTATGGCCAGATCGACGTCTGGATCAACAATGCCGGCAGTTACCCGGCATCTGGAATATTGGAAATGCGGCCGCAGGAGTGGCATTCGGTGATCGCAGACAATTTGACGGCAGTCCATCTTTGTACCCGTGCCGCTGCGCGCCAGATGCAAGGCCAGGGTACAGGAGGGGCAATTGTGAATATCGCATCGATTGAGGCGGAAAATCCGGCGCCCGGTCATAGCCACTACAATGCGGCGAAAGCGGGTGTACTGATGTACACGCGCACGGCCGCCCAGGAATTAGGGAAGTACAACATCCGAGTCAATGCCGTTTCTCCCGGCCTGATCTGGAGGGAGGGGTTAGAAAAAGCATGGCCGGAGGGTGTGGAAGCGTACCTGCAGGCTGTCCCTATGGGACGTCTTGGTCAACCGGAAGACGTTGCTGATTGCTGTTTGTTCCTGGCATCGCCTGCAGCGCGCTGGATTACCGGCGCCAATCTGGTGGTTGACGGCGGTGTTCTGACCTGCCGGGCTTACTGA
- a CDS encoding cupin domain-containing protein — MLTAEQIIRLLGLAPLPVEGGHFRQTYRSEEMIEASALPARYPSDKSFCTAIYYLLTSEPDSFSAMHRLPTEEIYHFYLGDPVEMLLLHPEGKQETLLLGPDIANGQRLQHVVRRETWQGSRLRPGGRFALLGTTMAPGFDAEDFFLGDREDLMRTYPQSSDLIRKLTRNP; from the coding sequence GTGCTCACGGCCGAACAGATTATTCGCCTGCTGGGGCTAGCGCCGCTGCCGGTAGAGGGCGGGCATTTCCGGCAAACATATCGCTCGGAGGAAATGATCGAAGCTTCAGCTCTGCCAGCTCGGTATCCTTCTGACAAGTCTTTCTGCACGGCAATCTACTATCTGCTGACATCGGAGCCGGATTCTTTCTCCGCCATGCATCGCCTGCCAACGGAAGAGATTTACCACTTCTATCTGGGAGATCCGGTGGAAATGCTTCTGCTCCACCCCGAGGGCAAGCAAGAGACCCTGCTGCTCGGCCCCGATATTGCGAACGGACAGAGATTGCAACATGTGGTGCGACGCGAAACCTGGCAGGGTTCGCGTCTGCGGCCGGGGGGGCGATTCGCGCTGCTGGGCACTACCATGGCTCCTGGTTTCGATGCAGAAGACTTTTTTCTCGGAGATCGCGAAGACCTGATGCGAACGTATCCGCAGAGCTCCGACTTGATCCGCAAACTGACGCGAAATCCCTGA